The following is a genomic window from Plasmodium yoelii strain 17X genome assembly, chromosome: 12.
TAAGAaaccattttaaaaaatcaaataaaaaaattctaTTAAATGAacttattattaatttatagataataaaatatcaaaaatgtgtaataacaaacatttatattcaataaattatatgtacCACATTATTAATTGACATAttggaattttatttttgaaccATAAATTAAGTACATCATATCAATTTCATATATACTACATCAAAATAGAGGACGTAAACTTGGattctatatataaaaattatctgTAGTTAATcgcattttatttttagtataaattaaaaatgaatataaagtaataatacaataataaGACCATAgtaagtttatatatattttattgaaaTTAGCTAAATTTCCTTAAATTGCAgatatttaatacattttggtcatatgtataacataatttataCTTAGATTCatgattattaataatatccattatataaatttaaggAATTTTGTAATGAGTTTAAAATGGATCCCCTTATGTTATGTCTCAATATAGAAAAGTTCAAGTTTGTTTCAGAtgctttaataaatatatttatatccatGAACCtgtaaatatgtaaaaattaataaacctattattagtatattttttaaaagaatataaatagtcgattttaaaatatattaaataatcatataccagtttctaatactatataccatgttttattaaaattatagtattttaaaattaagttgcattgttcccttttttaattgcatatatataattttaatattatttttatttaatatagataaattcataatccatTTAACGAGTCcaatgattttatttttattcatatatgctttaatttataagtatactttattgggtaattttataatatattttacgcatCTTTTCCGATgttaaaataacaattagcactgaacccatacttattattctatttataagcttaaataagtttttatatgtagattgtttttaaaataatacttagtaaatattaaatattaatatataaataactattgatgtaaattttaaagtataatagaaaactatgtttaattaaattgttatattgtcctttaagaggagagagataagatatatttgctcttttaatatataaatgtagataaatattcgttAAATGTTCTGCATTGAtcattttatcttatatattttatttttatagttatctatgtatatacattcaaataatttgttaaaaattctatattttgttagttctatgataaaataatgctGTTTGTGGTTAaagattatttattaaacaattataatacgagttaatatggaataaaaaaaaacgtttaacatgaattgagtCTTTAACTCTTTCTCCATTGGTACaattttttagaatataatactacaaatcccaaattggatctttaacaaaatatataacagtgatacctttataatgtattattatttgtcttttagataatattaatgtttaattatatgaaggtttcacaataaaccattatttcaatattagttatttactatattatatgtataggcatataataataacgcatcatatttataatataatttataattattagaacaaaatataatattaaactttattaatatacatattttttttcttttaactatttaaaaaataatttattcgtgtctcaaaactataaagtttaaaaattaatagtgattaatataatattatgcctttattgtaaataaattaatatatatagaactatctatattatttgaatttaaaacattagtataaaatgaaactatatataatcgaaagttaaaaggatagtatgtctatatctataatgtaattttttattaatatgtatatttttattgtattataaaaaatgctagatgcataaaacatcttttatagatattgttatattgtcgaatatcgatcgatattttatgaatatctattattacagttcaattggataacattatttaaatcaaaataaatataatacaagttataagttttactaaataaaattttcataaaataaagaaacatattataatatgcataattcaatataaccaaatattaacttttatataggcaattataatatatcataatatgaattaatatatgtaatatagttattttactttaatcatattaaatatatattaacactcaattatatatattataacttatgaacaAATGTTATACAACCCCATTTATATTAGCTTATCCCCATTTGGAGTTGAATATTTGGGCATCATCTcttgattaaacatacaggatgatacatatattaaattagtatttaagttataaaaaattaaatgcaatgtaatacttagccctaacccgaatatgggtcccacaacataaaaactatataaaaattatgcaaaaattgtgatcaaaaattactccccaatagacagtttcttaaagtACATCAATCTTAATACTcggaataatttattaatgatccattttcttctttatttttttagcttttctcttaaatgttgtttttgagatcgtttccgaaatccaaataatgaatactaatataaaatgttaagtatacgatttatttgttaaaatttgcatatataatcaaaataatttttaaattccttattatttaccttataagaaactcccaataaaattgatgctgcaacaaatataattgcaattgaaattagtgtattttttgttactgAACTTCGTGAACAAGTTACAAGTGGTATGCCATCCTCACACCAAAtactattataattattttcaaaatcttTATAATCTTTTGATAAACTTAACCATAGTTGTAAATAAGAACTTCCTTTAGTAATATCAAAAACgtttttaactttttcacatttttcaaaaaattctcCAGCATTTTCTAAACATTTATTGCATTTAGTATTTGTTTTTTCACCAATTTCACTATACATGTtgcataatgatttaaatgcatcataaaaattagatatatctttaatatccatattcatcgattttattttattttctataacaTCCGTATTAATATCCTGACCACTATCAGTAGATATATTCCCCTTATAACAActatttgttattatattttcattataaaaatcgtATAATTTGGTGGTTccattttgtgttttttgatttagtttataacttaaccataaacTAGCGCATTCAACAATTTTATCACTTTCTAAATCTTCAAGCGTATTTAGTAACATTATAAAACCAGAGATAATCTTTTCTTCATCACTACTACAGTTACAATCAGATAAAAAACTATTTAATAATtccataaaattatattcacCCGGGTTTTTCGAATCATCATCAAAATACTTATCGATCGTATTAATTGATTCACactacgaatatattttacgaattaaacaaaaaaatgtattaacataaatggtactataattaaaattaatataatttatagtaATACAACATacgaataatataagaaaaaggATATATACCACTTTagaattcattataatgaaattctgTTATAATTTGGAGATTATGCGGGGTGAtgttgtttatatatattgcatagAATATATGGTATATTTACTCAAGATCTTTACATAGCAGTTATCTTTCGTTAgacatattattcttaattttaacttcatataaaataataatacattagtattactaaaatcatattatatttattttatggaaattagctaaattatcttaaatagagggttgcataatacattttatacaaaaaatactattcttactaacatttggtataactttattataaaaattaatatacttttataatgaatttaaaatatatatacttatacatatgctttaatatagaacacaAACGTCATAAATTCAAATActacacaaatataaaaaattaagaaagttattattagaatccttaaagtatataaatagtaattttttaaatatattaaatttgtatatacttgtttcttataatatatattatagttttttctaaaataatagcattttcaaatttagtTACATGCTCCATTTtctatacaaattatataaatttatattatttgtatttaatatagataaattaaaaaataattttaatgcgttaaataactttatttttattcctacatattctaatttataagtattccttattgggtaattttataatatattttcccatcttttccattctttaaaacaccaattagcactgagccctatttataagcttaaataagtctttgaatgcatattatttttaaaagaatgcttagtaaatattaacaaataaataactattgatgcaaattttaaagtataatagaaaactatgtttaattaggttgttatattacctttaagaggagagagataagatatattgctattttaatatataaattaaattgaaTATTCACTAAATATTTTGCACTGTTCattcttatattatatattttatttttatagttatcaatggatatacattcaaataatttattaatattctatattttattaattctatggtaaagtaatgataatataatacgcgttaatatggaataataaatgaCATTTAATATTAACTGAGTATTTAaccttttctttatttatccagttttttataatataaaactataaatcccaaattggatctttaacaaatatatgacattgatacctttataatgtattattatgtgtctttccgataatattaatgtttaattatattaattttccacaaaaaacaatatttcaatattagttactAGTAGggtaatttattatattatatttataggggtataataataatgttattctatatatcatattatttataattattagaacaaaatatgatatgaaaatttattaatatagttatattttatttttttaaaattttaaatgtaatatatttatacttaaaaactataaagcttaaaaattaatattaattaatctaatgttatatctttatagtaaataaattaatgtatatataactatttctatcaatattaattaaaactttaacataaaatgatactatatataatcaaaaattaaaaggattgtatacatatatatataatttaattttttattaatatgcatatttttatgtattactaaaaatgttagatgcataaaatgccttttatagataacgttgtattttcgattctcgatcgatatttcatgcatctatattttatgaatatctattattacagttcagttggataacatgatttaaatcaaaataaatatgatacaagttataagttttactaaataaaattttcataaaatacagaaatatattatgtatgcataattcaatatagctctGGGTTGTCAAGGCTTATTTAATAGGAAATTATGATATTTCATAATACAACTTCATATATAgtcaatatctatattaaaacttaattatatatattataacttatgaaaaaatgttatgtggcccttttcatattaatggaaaTACTCCTTTGGgagtacatatttttaatttcatctcatgaataaatatacggatatagtacatatatttaattagcgtccaaattataaaaaattaaataaagatataatacttagccctaacccgaatatgggtccCATAAGCACAACCCTAACCcacaatataaaaactatgtaaaattatgcaaaaattacttctcaatagacagtttcttaaaatatgtaaatcattattattattcctaAAATAGTCACTCTCTTCGAATCGTATATTATTgattcattctcttctttatattttttagcttgtctcttaatttttgtttttgaaatcgtttccgaaatccaaataacgaatactaatataaaatgttaagaaatatattatttgtttgctaacgtttgcatatgtataatgaaaataattttttaattccttattatttaccttataagaaactcctaaaaaaattgctattgcaccaaatatcgataaaactatgAATAATTTGCTTGCTATCGATGAAACGGATGAAGTACCGttgcatttattttttaaattattataatcatttaataAAGTAGACAATAATTTCTTATAGGAATTATCTATAGTAATACTAGAATCTTTCTTAAGTTCTtcgtattttttaaaaaaatcattattatcatccaAATATTTCTTGCAATTTTGATTGTCATCATCAAGTTCATTATACAAgctacataatgatttaaatgcttcataaaatttaaatataatgctCTTATTCatacttaaaaaatacttttttctatctataagatccttataatttttataatacgATTCAACACCATTTATAACCTTATTATAATTCTGACCAccctttatatatatttcataaaaatagttTAGACTGTCATTTTCTCCTTTTTTGATTaagtttaacatataacttaaccatatcataatgtattcaacaatattgatgtTACTTTTTGCAACATGTTCAAACAAAGAAGAATCCTTAAAGAATgcatcaaaaaaatataaacatacagcattaatttttccgaaattattatcacaattattattagaacaatattttttttggcaTTCATCGCTTTTAAATTGAAAATTTTCACTACTGTCCAAATTATCGATAAAATCACTCCATACAATCTCGAACCttttacactaagaaaacatttaaaatcaattattaaaaatatatattattgaaaattttattaaaataaagtttaatcatatataatacaatataaaaaaatgtaaaggaaattattattattaaaaaatgcatataccacttgtttattcattataatggagttttatttttgatttttaaatttaataaaatcatGCTGTTTTTATAAATACTGCCCCTAATATGTGACGCAAATagtttaaccctatatataacaacggtctgtagttaaatatattataagcttttcaataattaaattaatatataataaaataatattattactaaaaaaacGTTATATTTctgtttattataattagctaaattaccttaaatagaggggtgtttaataaaattttgactaaatatagatatgatacattttatacaaaaatttgTATTCTTACTAAAATCTGGTATAAATTtactataaaaattaatatacttttataaagaatttaaagtatgtttgaacataaaaaaggaatatatttatattttatgttttaatgatttaaattcgAAAACTTgaatactgtataaatctaaaaaataaaaaattatattattactataatccttaaaagtatataaatagtcattttttaaaatatattaaatttgaatatacttttttcttataatatataatgtgtttttttataaaattataacatttataaaataagttatACTCTCCATTTTctaattgcatatacataaatttatattgtttttaatgaatatagataaattttaaaagaaatttagtgcgttaaataactttatttttattcctatatacttctttagaaatataccttattggctaattttataatatattttacgtgCCTTTTCCTCTATTAAAATATCAATTAGTACTGAGCCCACACTTGTTATGCTATTTATAATCATAAATAAACCTTTGAATGTAAAtagtttttaaaatcatacttagtaaatattaaatatatgacacataaataactattggcgtaaatttttaagtataatagaaaactatgtgtattaggttgttatattgctCTTTGgtaggagagagataagatacattttctcttttaatatataaatttatataaatattctttaaatgctctacattgttcatttttatcttatatattctattgttatagttatcaatgtatatacattcaaataatttattaagaattatatattttattatttctatggtaaaacaatgataatataatacgagttaatatggaataataaaaagacaTTTAACATTAATTGAGTTTTTAaccttttctttatttatccagttttttagaatataaaactacaaatcccaaattgaatctttaacaaatatacaaaaatgatacctttataatgtattattatgcgtcttttctataaaattaatattaatatttaattatatgaagtttccacaataaaaaaatatttcaatattagttattggtaaatcattttattatattatatgtatagtcatataataatgtaattCTATTTATCATatcatttataattattagaacaaactataacataaattttattaatatatttacattttattttttaactattttaaaatataatttatatatacttcaaaTCTATAAAGttcaaaattaatagtgattaatctaatattatacctttatggggaatatattaatgtatatataagtatctctattatttgaatttaaaatattaacataaaataatactatacataattgttattttaaaggataatatacatatatctataatttaattttttattaatatgcatatttttattgattattaaaaatgttagatgcataaaatgctttttatagataacgcTGTATtatcgattctcgatcgatattttatgaatatctattattacagttcggttgttaaaatacaatttaaataaaaataataataatacaaataataagttttactaaattaaTGTGTTCACCAAACAAAGAGATGTATTGTATATTATGATGTggataattcaatatagctctGGGTTATCAAGacttatataatagacaattatgataaagcataatatgaattcatataaaatcaatatccatattaatatatacaatataggcattttattttaatcatattacatcggcatgaacactcaattatatatgttataattcatgaaaaaatgttatgtacccctttcatattaatggaagTATCCCTTTTGGTTGGATATTTggatttttatttcatcttgtgattaaacatacggaatgaaacatatatttaattagtgttcaaattataaaaaattaaagatataatatttaaccCGAACACGAATATGGGTTcgacaacataaaaactatataaaaattatgcaaaaattatttatttcccaatagacaacttcttaacatatattaatcattattaatcttcgaatcatatattaatgtttcattctcttctttatattttttagttttcctcttaatttttgtttttgaaatcgtttccgaaatccaaataacgaatactaatataaaatgttaagaaacatatgatttttttgttaatgtttgcatatatataatgaaaattattttttaactcattatttaccttataagaaattcctaaaaaaaatgctattgcaccaaatatcgataaaactgtaaataatttatttcctatcgacgaacttgatgatgtaacTCCAGATTTAGATGCTAGTGCAGAAAATTCTGTTATCTCTGGAAGCGTTTGATAATTTTTACGTTTctcttttatattattataatcagttgataaaGCAGACAATATTTTACTATGCGGGGTAtctttatcattatatttattgtttaGCTCTGTATATTGGTTAGCAAAATCATTCACATTATTTGACAGTATGTTGACGGTCTGATTCTGTGCAACATTACCATACATATTACATATTAATTTggatgcatcataaaatttagaaagATCTTTAATATCAGTATTCAacaaatttttatgtttcTTTATGAATTCATCAAGATTTCCAAATTTAAAGGCATCATTTgtaaatttttcatatttaccACTTTTGTTTACATATTCAGTAAAAAAATCGTCTATTGTGGTGAATGTTTTCTCTGTGTTCTGATTTAATTtgtaacttaaccataaaataatatatagaaaaaatggTTTATTATAGTCTATAACACCACTTTTAGGTGGatatttagtaaaatattCTCCAAGTAACCATAAAAATCCAACCGTAATTTTATCGATTTCAGTATTGCAGTTTTTACCAGGGCAGTAATTTACGAAACTATCATATCCATAAAAATCAAGTCGTGTAGTTTTGTCCAAGTCATCAGGTAAATACTCCCTCAAAAGATCTAATTTTCCACACTAAAaaatcattttaaaaaatttgataaaaatatgtattaagaaaatgttattaaaataaaacttaatgaaaattataggaaatataatatcaaaaagtGTATATACTAGAGTATCATCCATTATGatggaatataatttataatctcTAGGTTAAGGGGGTAtcatgttatatatatactaaaataggtaatacaattatttaaccctatatacaGCAATTATctgtagataaaaatatttttattattgttaatttcaattttaaattaatatggaataataatataatattattactaaaagaatattatattattatttatcgTAATTAGATAAATTACCTTATTTTGGGGGGT
Proteins encoded in this region:
- a CDS encoding PIR protein, producing MNSKVCESINTIDKYFDDDSKNPGEYNFMELLNSFLSDCNCSSDEEKIISGFIMLLNTLEDLESDKIVECASLWLSYKLNQKTQNGTTKLYDFYNENIITNSCYKGNISTDSGQDINTDVIENKIKSMNMDIKDISNFYDAFKSLCNMYSEIGEKTNTKCNKCLENAGEFFEKCEKVKNVFDITKGSSYLQLWLSLSKDYKDFENNYNSIWCEDGIPLVTCSRSSVTKNTLISIAIIFVAASILLGVSYKYSLFGFRKRSQKQHLREKLKK
- a CDS encoding PIR protein; its protein translation is MDDTLCGKLDLLREYLPDDLDKTTRLDFYGYDSFVNYCPGKNCNTEIDKITVGFLWLLGEYFTKYPPKSGVIDYNKPFFLYIILWLSYKLNQNTEKTFTTIDDFFTEYVNKSGKYEKFTNDAFKFGNLDEFIKKHKNLLNTDIKDLSKFYDASKLICNMYGNVAQNQTVNILSNNVNDFANQYTELNNKYNDKDTPHSKILSALSTDYNNIKEKRKNYQTLPEITEFSALASKSGVTSSSSSIGNKLFTVLSIFGAIAFFLGISYKYSLFGFRKRFQKQKLRGKLKNIKKRMKH